Proteins found in one Candidatus Krumholzibacteriia bacterium genomic segment:
- a CDS encoding class IV adenylate cyclase has product MAENIEIKLRVADWRDLLQRLRALDGIRDEGVLEQRDVFFDCPSGRLKLRLVTGLPAQLIHYERADAAALRSSRYTLIEIPDGEDLGAVLQLALGTRGEVCKRRHLFLLDNVRIHLDEVHALGRFVELEAVVDAQHDQAACLAAAQRLLQKLGLDGAPRESHAYIDLLQGGSAD; this is encoded by the coding sequence ATGGCGGAGAATATCGAGATCAAGCTGCGCGTGGCCGATTGGCGGGATTTGCTCCAGCGGCTGCGGGCGCTCGACGGCATCCGCGACGAGGGCGTTCTCGAGCAACGGGATGTCTTCTTCGACTGCCCCAGCGGCCGGCTCAAACTCCGGCTCGTGACTGGGCTTCCCGCCCAGCTCATCCACTACGAGCGCGCCGATGCAGCGGCGCTCCGTTCCTCCCGTTACACGCTGATCGAGATCCCAGACGGCGAAGATCTTGGCGCCGTTCTGCAACTTGCTCTCGGTACCCGTGGTGAGGTGTGCAAACGGCGCCACCTGTTTCTGCTCGACAACGTCCGCATCCACCTGGACGAGGTCCACGCTCTCGGACGCTTCGTCGAGCTCGAGGCCGTCGTCGACGCCCAGCATGACCAAGCCGCCTGTCTTGCTGCTGCCCAACGCCTTCTGCAGAAGCTTGGTCTCGACGGCGCCCCGCGGGAGAGCCATGCCTACATCGACCTCTTGCAAGGTGGTAGCGCGGACTGA